The following coding sequences lie in one Silene latifolia isolate original U9 population chromosome 5, ASM4854445v1, whole genome shotgun sequence genomic window:
- the LOC141656873 gene encoding putative peroxidase 61 translates to MEGKMYMHILSLMVLALVAATLLRNVDGAITVPKEGLMRQYYKKTNSCENVEAFVKHQMKKFLKKDKTITAKLLRLLYSDCMVTGCDGSILLDGVDSEKTARQNIGLGGFVIIDKIKIVVEERCPGAVSCSDILMLATRDAVALAGGPSYIVYTGRKDGFSSKASSVDLPSPDISMDQGLKYFSDRGLDAQDYTTLLGAHSMGKARCRYLSTRLYNYQGTGKPDPTIASSKLKELMKTCPKKKGPHEGLVYLNKDSGDKYRFTNSYYKNIMSGKGVLSVDQQLYFGNDSLQLTQEFVDPIYGFKEFKKAFALSVNRMGAYNVLTGTEGEIRRNCHRVNAY, encoded by the exons ATGGAAGGAAAAATGTATATGCATATTCTTTCTCTAATGGTTCTAGCCCTTGTAGCTGCTACATTGCTGAGAAACGTCGACGGAGCGATTACGGTACCAAAGGAAGGGTTGATGCGCCAATATTACAAGAAAACTAATAGTTGTGAGAATGTGGAAGCATTTGTGAAGCATCAAATGAAGAAATTTTTGAAAAAAGATAAAACCATCACGGCGAAACTCCTTCGGCTTCTTTACTCGGATTGTATGGTCACG GGTTGTGACGGATCAATTCTATTAGACGGTGTAGACTCGGAAAAAACGGCAAGACAGAATATCGGACTTGGAGGATTTGTAATTATAGACAAGATCAAGATAGTTGTTGAAGAGAGATGTCCTGGAGCTGTCTCTTGTTCCGACATCTTAATGCTCGCTACTAGGGATGCTGTCGCCTTG GCTGGTGGTCCGTCCTACATAGTTTATACAGGAAGGAAAGATGGATTCTCGTCGAAAGCATCATCCGTCGACTTACCTTCACCAGACATATCTATGGATCAGGGACTTAAATACTTCAGCGACAGAGGTCTCGATGCCCAGGACTATACTACACTCTTAG GAGCACATTCAATGGGAAAGGCAAGATGTCGATACCTAAGCACCCGTCTATACAACTACCAAGGCACCGGAAAGCCAGACCCGACAATCGCGTCATCCAAGCTTAAGGAATTAATGAAAACTTGCCCTAAAAAGAAAGGACCCCATGAAGGGTTAGTGTACCTTAACAAAGACTCCGGCGACAAGTACAGGTTCACAAATTCTTACTATAAGAACATTATGTCAGGCAAAGGTGTCCTTAGTGTTGATCAACAACTATACTTTGGGAATGATTCCTTACAACTTACTCAAGAATTCGTCGATCCTATTTACGGGTTTAAGGAATTCAAGAAGGCGTTCGCGTTGTCGGTTAATCGAATGGGAGCTTACAATGTCTTGACTGGTACTGAAGGAGAGATCAGGAGAAATTGTCATCGTGTTAATGCTTATTAA